One genomic window of Scatophagus argus isolate fScaArg1 chromosome 16, fScaArg1.pri, whole genome shotgun sequence includes the following:
- the LOC124072615 gene encoding arf-GAP with dual PH domain-containing protein 1-like, with amino-acid sequence MTSDQETNRQCLKKLLEKHGNGNCADCGAADPEWASYTLGVFVCQSCSGLHRNIVKISKVKSIQLDPWSSSEVEFMASVGNNAAKDKYEQLVPAFYYRPTHTDCMLLREQWIRAKYERKEFIYVEKQEPYSAGYREGFLWKRGRDNGQYLSRKFILSEREGVLKYFNKHDAREPKALMKINTVNATFQPTKIGTPHGLQITYLKDNSTRNIFVYHEDGKEIVDWFNAIRAARLHYLQVAFPGNPNSGLLTKLTRNYIKEGYMEKTGPKHTEGFKKRWFTMDDRRLMYFKDPLDAYARGEVFIGSKENNYVVLPGLPPNIQGYHWQFGITIVTPERKFLFTCENAADQQDWMSAFHTVINRPMIPQEYAVEAYFKHKP; translated from the exons ATCCAGAGTGGGCATCCTACAcgctgggtgtgtttgtgtgccagaGCTGCTCGGGCCTCCATAGAAACATTGTTAAGATCAGCAAGGTGAAATCCATCCAGCTGGATCCCTGGAGCTCCTCTGAGGTGGAG TTTATGGCCTCTGTGGGAAACAACGCTGCCAAAGACAAATATGAACAGTTAGTTCCTGCCTTCTACTACCgtcccacacacactgactgcat GCTCTTGCGGGAACAATGGATCCGAGCCAAGTATGAGAGGAAGGAGTTTATCTATGTGGAGAAGCAGGAGCCCTACTCGGCGG GCTACAGAGAAGGGTTTCTGTGGAAACGAGGCAGAGACAATGGACAGTACCTCAGCAGAAAATTTATCCTTTCTGAACGGGAAGGCGTTTTGAAGTACTTCAACAAACATGAT GCCAGAGAGCCTAAAGCATTAATGAAGATAAATACTGTGAACGCCACTTTCCAGCCAACAAAAATTGGCACTCCCCACGGTCTTCAGATTACCTACCTGAAGGACAACAGCACGAGGAATATCTTTGTTTACCATGAGGATGGAAAG GAAATAGTGGACTGGTTCAATGCCATCAGAGCAGCCAGGCTTCACTACCTGCAGGTGGCTTTTCCTGGAAATCCCAACTCTGGT TTGTTGACAAAGCTAACCAGGAACTACATCAAGGAGGGTTACATGGAGAAGACTGGTCCAAAG CACACGGAGGGCTTCAAGAAGAGATGGTTCACGATGGATGACAGGAGGCTCATGTACTTCAAAGATCCACTG GATGCATATGCACGAGGCGAGGTCTTCATCGGGAGTAAGGAAAACAACTACGTTGTGCTTCCAGGTCTTCCCCCGAACATTCAGGGCTACCACTGGCAGTTTGGAATTACTATAGTGACCCCGGAAAGGAAATTTCTTTTCACGTGCGAGAATGCAGCGGATCAGCAAGACTGGATGTCTGCATTTCACACTGTTATCAACAGACCAATGATACCTCAGGAGTATGCAG TGGAGGCTTATTTCAAGCACAAACCATGA